The following coding sequences lie in one Oncorhynchus kisutch isolate 150728-3 linkage group LG17, Okis_V2, whole genome shotgun sequence genomic window:
- the LOC109907521 gene encoding bromodomain-containing protein 2 isoform X12, whose amino-acid sequence MAMEQGPPGPGKRIRKPSLLFEGFEGPPLLPHGQAPPSGSPRPLVYDTNRQGRATNQLQFLQRAMMKYLWRHHFAWPFHEPVDASKLSLPDYHKIIKQPMDMGTIKRRLESNYYRSASECMQDFNTMFTNCYIYNKPTDDIVLMAQSLEKAFLQKVAQMPQEEIELPPPPPRGKPGKPGRGRRATVPGGVTTAHQVPAVSQSAYSPPTPDTPESLLSTPPQTLLAKSLPLTLHSTPAMLSLPPTQPTAKKKGVKRKADTTTPTTMAMPITVGVGGIGMGMAGGPDSPLTLTSLGVGHGLGLGMGMGIGMGRGRGMAGAKAPAGRRGVSGRPIKPPKKDLPDSVQLQPVRRGKLGQQLRYCNGILKELLSKKHAAYAWPFYKPVDASMLGLHDYHDIIKQPMDLSTIKRKMDSREYRDAQQFAGDVRIMYSNCYKYNPPDHDVVAMARKLQDVFEFCFAKMPDEPAAPPTSMGGRSSSSSSSSSSSSESDPSSESESASSPSSDSEEERAHRLAELQEQLKAVHEQLAALSQGPIVKPKRKKDKKKKKKPEKHRGSRVPVEEDIPIRPAKMPKVTKMPKMSKTPKSSKGGSTQGKRSTGKKSNKSKSSKKSQAVTLSMHQMSAAAMLPHYDSEEEDEVSPMSYDEKRQLSLDINKLPGEKLGRVVHIIQAREPSLRDTNPEEIEIDFETLKPSTLRELERYVMTCLRKKPRKPYGKKGGAGKSREELALEKQLELEQRLLDVSGQLNSGKKPQKTKAEKPSAVEPHAVASRLSASSSSSDSSSSSSSSSSDTSDSD is encoded by the exons ATGGCGATGGAGCAGGGCCCGCCGGGCCCCGGAAAGCGCATCCGGAAACCGTCACTGCTGTTCGAGGGATTCGAGGGCCCGCCGTTGCTCCCCCACGGGCAAGCTCCCCCCTCTGGGTCACCACGGCCCCTAGTGTATGACACGAACCGGCAGGGCCGCGCCACCAACCAGCTGCAGTTCCTCCAGAGAGCCATGATGAAGTACCTGTGGAGGCACCACTTCGCATGGCCCTTCCATGAGCCTGTGGACGCCTCCAAGCTCAGCCTGCCT GACTATCACAAGATCATCAAACAGCCCATGGACATGGGGACCATCAAGCGGCGCCTGGAGAGCAACTACTACCGCAGCGCCAGCGAGTGCATGCAGGACTTCAACACCATGTTCACCAACTGCTACATCTacaataag CCAACAGATGATATTGTTCTGATGGCCCAGTCCCTGGAGAAAGCTTTCCTTCAGAAGGTTGCCCAGATGCCCCAGGAGGAGATAGAACTGCCCCCTCCTCCACCACGGGGAAAACCGGGCAAGCCAGGCAGAGGACGCAGGGCCACAG TACCAGGAGGAGTGACGACTGCTCACCAGGTCCCGGCAGTGTCCCAGTCCGCGTACTCTCCCCCCACGCCGGACACCCCAGAGTCGCTGCTCTCCACCCCCCCACAGACGCTCCTGGCCAAGAGCCTACCTCTCACCCTCCACAGTACTCCTGCTATGCTAAGCTTACCCCCCACACAGCCCACAGCCAAG AAAAAGGGAGTGAAGCGGAAAGCagacaccaccacccccaccaccatggCCATGCCCATCACCGTGGGCGTTGGCGGGATTGGCATGGGCATGGCCGGCGGGCCCGACTCCCCGTTGACACTCACCTCGCTGGGGGTAGGCCATGGCCTGGGCCTCGGCATGGGGATGGGTATTGGTATGGGCCGCGGCAGAGGCATGGCGGGCGCCAAAGCACCTGCAGGGAGGCGAGGAGTCAGCGGGCGCCCTATCAAGCCGCCGAAAAAGGACCTGCCGGATTCTGTGCAGCTCCAGCCGGTGCGGCGCGGCAAACTGGGCCAGCAGCTCCGGTACTGCAACGGGATTCTCAAAGAGCTGCTGTCCAAGAAACACGCGGCGTACGCCTGGCCTTTCTACAAACCAGTAGACGCCTCCATGCTGGGCCTACACGACTACCACGACATCATCAAGCAGCCCATGGACCTCAGCACCATCAAG AGGAAAATGGACAGTCGAGAGTACCGGGACGCCCAGCAATTTGCCGGCGACGTGAGGATAATGTACTCTAACTGCTACAAGTACAACCCTCCAGACCATGACGTGGTAGCCATGGCACGCAAACTACAG gacGTCTTTGAGTTCTGCTTTGCCAAGATGCCCGACGAGCCTGCGGCCCCTCCCACTTCCATGGGTGGGCGCTCctcatcttcttcctcttcctcctcgtcctCGTCTGAGAGCGACCccagcagcgagagcgagagcgccAGCAGCCCCAGCTCGGACAGCGAGGAGGAGCGAGCACACCGCCTGGCCGAGCTGCAGGAACAG CTGAAAGCAGTTCATGAACAACTGGCAGCACTCTCCCAGGGCCCCATCGTCAAGCCTAAGAGGAAGAaggacaagaagaagaagaagaagcccgAGAAGCATCGGGGAAGCCGGGTACCAGTCGAAGAGGATATACCCATCCGGCCGGCTAAAATGCCTAAGGTCACCAAGATGCCGAAGATGTCGAAGACACCCAAGAGCAGCAAAGGGGGCTCCACACAGGGCAAGAGGAGCACTGGCAAGAAGAGCAACAAGAGCAA gtcctccaagaagTCTCAGGCAGTGACGCTCAGCATGCACCAGATGAGCGCTGCTGCCATGCTCCCCCACTACGACtccgaggaggaggatgaggtgtCGCCCATGAGCTACGACGAGAAGCGCCAGCTCAGCCTGGACATCAACAAGCTGCCCGGGGAGAAGCTGGGCCGCGTGGTTCACATCATCCAGGCACGCGAGCCTTCGCTGCGCGACACCAACCCAGAGGAGATCGAGATCGACTTTGAGACGCTCAAGCCGTCCACGCTGCGCGAGCTGGAACGTTACGTCATGACCTGCCTCCGCAAGAAGCCTCGCAAGCCCTATG GGAAGAAAGGTGGAGCAGGGAAGTCCCGGGAGGAGTTGGCTCTGGAGAAGCAGTTGGAACTGGAGCAGAGGTTGCTGGATGTCAGCGGGCAGCTCAACTCTGGCAAGAAGCCTCAGAAAACCAAAG cagagaAGCCCAGTGCAGTGGAGCCCCACGCCGTAGCGTCTCGCCTCAGCGCCAGCAGCTCCAGCTCAGACTCTTCCTCATCTTCTTCCTCGTCCTCCTCTGACACCAGTGACTCGGACTGA
- the LOC109907521 gene encoding bromodomain-containing protein 2 isoform X4, with protein MRSSLLLLSQWNPLCWQPKYKRCQEKTCSSLGGVDVGLHGVMAMEQGPPGPGKRIRKPSLLFEGFEGPPLLPHGQAPPSGSPRPLVYDTNRQGRATNQLQFLQRAMMKYLWRHHFAWPFHEPVDASKLSLPDYHKIIKQPMDMGTIKRRLESNYYRSASECMQDFNTMFTNCYIYNKPTDDIVLMAQSLEKAFLQKVAQMPQEEIELPPPPPRGKPGKPGRGRRATVPGGVTTAHQVPAVSQSAYSPPTPDTPESLLSTPPQTLLAKSLPLTLHSTPAMLSLPPTQPTAKKKGVKRKADTTTPTTMAMPITVGVGGIGMGMAGGPDSPLTLTSLGVGHGLGLGMGMGIGMGRGRGMAGAKAPAGRRGVSGRPIKPPKKDLPDSVQLQPVRRGKLGQQLRYCNGILKELLSKKHAAYAWPFYKPVDASMLGLHDYHDIIKQPMDLSTIKRKMDSREYRDAQQFAGDVRIMYSNCYKYNPPDHDVVAMARKLQDVFEFCFAKMPDEPAAPPTSMGGRSSSSSSSSSSSSESDPSSESESASSPSSDSEEERAHRLAELQEQLKAVHEQLAALSQGPIVKPKRKKDKKKKKKPEKHRGSRVPVEEDIPIRPAKMPKVTKMPKMSKTPKSSKGGSTQGKRSTGKKSNKSKSSKKSQAVTLSMHQMSAAAMLPHYDSEEEDEVSPMSYDEKRQLSLDINKLPGEKLGRVVHIIQAREPSLRDTNPEEIEIDFETLKPSTLRELERYVMTCLRKKPRKPYGKKGGAGKSREELALEKQLELEQRLLDVSGQLNSGKKPQKTKAEKPSAVEPHAVASRLSASSSSSDSSSSSSSSSSDTSDSD; from the exons ATGCGCAGCAGCTTGCTTTTGCTGTCGCAGTGGAATCCACTATGCTGGCAACCAAAATATAAACGTTGTCAAGAGAAGACCTGCAG CTCCCTGGGCGGGGTCGACGTAGGCCTGCATGGCGTCATGGCGATGGAGCAGGGCCCGCCGGGCCCCGGAAAGCGCATCCGGAAACCGTCACTGCTGTTCGAGGGATTCGAGGGCCCGCCGTTGCTCCCCCACGGGCAAGCTCCCCCCTCTGGGTCACCACGGCCCCTAGTGTATGACACGAACCGGCAGGGCCGCGCCACCAACCAGCTGCAGTTCCTCCAGAGAGCCATGATGAAGTACCTGTGGAGGCACCACTTCGCATGGCCCTTCCATGAGCCTGTGGACGCCTCCAAGCTCAGCCTGCCT GACTATCACAAGATCATCAAACAGCCCATGGACATGGGGACCATCAAGCGGCGCCTGGAGAGCAACTACTACCGCAGCGCCAGCGAGTGCATGCAGGACTTCAACACCATGTTCACCAACTGCTACATCTacaataag CCAACAGATGATATTGTTCTGATGGCCCAGTCCCTGGAGAAAGCTTTCCTTCAGAAGGTTGCCCAGATGCCCCAGGAGGAGATAGAACTGCCCCCTCCTCCACCACGGGGAAAACCGGGCAAGCCAGGCAGAGGACGCAGGGCCACAG TACCAGGAGGAGTGACGACTGCTCACCAGGTCCCGGCAGTGTCCCAGTCCGCGTACTCTCCCCCCACGCCGGACACCCCAGAGTCGCTGCTCTCCACCCCCCCACAGACGCTCCTGGCCAAGAGCCTACCTCTCACCCTCCACAGTACTCCTGCTATGCTAAGCTTACCCCCCACACAGCCCACAGCCAAG AAAAAGGGAGTGAAGCGGAAAGCagacaccaccacccccaccaccatggCCATGCCCATCACCGTGGGCGTTGGCGGGATTGGCATGGGCATGGCCGGCGGGCCCGACTCCCCGTTGACACTCACCTCGCTGGGGGTAGGCCATGGCCTGGGCCTCGGCATGGGGATGGGTATTGGTATGGGCCGCGGCAGAGGCATGGCGGGCGCCAAAGCACCTGCAGGGAGGCGAGGAGTCAGCGGGCGCCCTATCAAGCCGCCGAAAAAGGACCTGCCGGATTCTGTGCAGCTCCAGCCGGTGCGGCGCGGCAAACTGGGCCAGCAGCTCCGGTACTGCAACGGGATTCTCAAAGAGCTGCTGTCCAAGAAACACGCGGCGTACGCCTGGCCTTTCTACAAACCAGTAGACGCCTCCATGCTGGGCCTACACGACTACCACGACATCATCAAGCAGCCCATGGACCTCAGCACCATCAAG AGGAAAATGGACAGTCGAGAGTACCGGGACGCCCAGCAATTTGCCGGCGACGTGAGGATAATGTACTCTAACTGCTACAAGTACAACCCTCCAGACCATGACGTGGTAGCCATGGCACGCAAACTACAG gacGTCTTTGAGTTCTGCTTTGCCAAGATGCCCGACGAGCCTGCGGCCCCTCCCACTTCCATGGGTGGGCGCTCctcatcttcttcctcttcctcctcgtcctCGTCTGAGAGCGACCccagcagcgagagcgagagcgccAGCAGCCCCAGCTCGGACAGCGAGGAGGAGCGAGCACACCGCCTGGCCGAGCTGCAGGAACAG CTGAAAGCAGTTCATGAACAACTGGCAGCACTCTCCCAGGGCCCCATCGTCAAGCCTAAGAGGAAGAaggacaagaagaagaagaagaagcccgAGAAGCATCGGGGAAGCCGGGTACCAGTCGAAGAGGATATACCCATCCGGCCGGCTAAAATGCCTAAGGTCACCAAGATGCCGAAGATGTCGAAGACACCCAAGAGCAGCAAAGGGGGCTCCACACAGGGCAAGAGGAGCACTGGCAAGAAGAGCAACAAGAGCAA gtcctccaagaagTCTCAGGCAGTGACGCTCAGCATGCACCAGATGAGCGCTGCTGCCATGCTCCCCCACTACGACtccgaggaggaggatgaggtgtCGCCCATGAGCTACGACGAGAAGCGCCAGCTCAGCCTGGACATCAACAAGCTGCCCGGGGAGAAGCTGGGCCGCGTGGTTCACATCATCCAGGCACGCGAGCCTTCGCTGCGCGACACCAACCCAGAGGAGATCGAGATCGACTTTGAGACGCTCAAGCCGTCCACGCTGCGCGAGCTGGAACGTTACGTCATGACCTGCCTCCGCAAGAAGCCTCGCAAGCCCTATG GGAAGAAAGGTGGAGCAGGGAAGTCCCGGGAGGAGTTGGCTCTGGAGAAGCAGTTGGAACTGGAGCAGAGGTTGCTGGATGTCAGCGGGCAGCTCAACTCTGGCAAGAAGCCTCAGAAAACCAAAG cagagaAGCCCAGTGCAGTGGAGCCCCACGCCGTAGCGTCTCGCCTCAGCGCCAGCAGCTCCAGCTCAGACTCTTCCTCATCTTCTTCCTCGTCCTCCTCTGACACCAGTGACTCGGACTGA
- the LOC109907521 gene encoding bromodomain-containing protein 2 isoform X8, which translates to METAINPPHDSSLGGVDVGLHGVMAMEQGPPGPGKRIRKPSLLFEGFEGPPLLPHGQAPPSGSPRPLVYDTNRQGRATNQLQFLQRAMMKYLWRHHFAWPFHEPVDASKLSLPDYHKIIKQPMDMGTIKRRLESNYYRSASECMQDFNTMFTNCYIYNKPTDDIVLMAQSLEKAFLQKVAQMPQEEIELPPPPPRGKPGKPGRGRRATVPGGVTTAHQVPAVSQSAYSPPTPDTPESLLSTPPQTLLAKSLPLTLHSTPAMLSLPPTQPTAKKKGVKRKADTTTPTTMAMPITVGVGGIGMGMAGGPDSPLTLTSLGVGHGLGLGMGMGIGMGRGRGMAGAKAPAGRRGVSGRPIKPPKKDLPDSVQLQPVRRGKLGQQLRYCNGILKELLSKKHAAYAWPFYKPVDASMLGLHDYHDIIKQPMDLSTIKRKMDSREYRDAQQFAGDVRIMYSNCYKYNPPDHDVVAMARKLQDVFEFCFAKMPDEPAAPPTSMGGRSSSSSSSSSSSSESDPSSESESASSPSSDSEEERAHRLAELQEQLKAVHEQLAALSQGPIVKPKRKKDKKKKKKPEKHRGSRVPVEEDIPIRPAKMPKVTKMPKMSKTPKSSKGGSTQGKRSTGKKSNKSKSSKKSQAVTLSMHQMSAAAMLPHYDSEEEDEVSPMSYDEKRQLSLDINKLPGEKLGRVVHIIQAREPSLRDTNPEEIEIDFETLKPSTLRELERYVMTCLRKKPRKPYGKKGGAGKSREELALEKQLELEQRLLDVSGQLNSGKKPQKTKAEKPSAVEPHAVASRLSASSSSSDSSSSSSSSSSDTSDSD; encoded by the exons ATGGAGACGGCCATAAACCCGCCCCATGACAG CTCCCTGGGCGGGGTCGACGTAGGCCTGCATGGCGTCATGGCGATGGAGCAGGGCCCGCCGGGCCCCGGAAAGCGCATCCGGAAACCGTCACTGCTGTTCGAGGGATTCGAGGGCCCGCCGTTGCTCCCCCACGGGCAAGCTCCCCCCTCTGGGTCACCACGGCCCCTAGTGTATGACACGAACCGGCAGGGCCGCGCCACCAACCAGCTGCAGTTCCTCCAGAGAGCCATGATGAAGTACCTGTGGAGGCACCACTTCGCATGGCCCTTCCATGAGCCTGTGGACGCCTCCAAGCTCAGCCTGCCT GACTATCACAAGATCATCAAACAGCCCATGGACATGGGGACCATCAAGCGGCGCCTGGAGAGCAACTACTACCGCAGCGCCAGCGAGTGCATGCAGGACTTCAACACCATGTTCACCAACTGCTACATCTacaataag CCAACAGATGATATTGTTCTGATGGCCCAGTCCCTGGAGAAAGCTTTCCTTCAGAAGGTTGCCCAGATGCCCCAGGAGGAGATAGAACTGCCCCCTCCTCCACCACGGGGAAAACCGGGCAAGCCAGGCAGAGGACGCAGGGCCACAG TACCAGGAGGAGTGACGACTGCTCACCAGGTCCCGGCAGTGTCCCAGTCCGCGTACTCTCCCCCCACGCCGGACACCCCAGAGTCGCTGCTCTCCACCCCCCCACAGACGCTCCTGGCCAAGAGCCTACCTCTCACCCTCCACAGTACTCCTGCTATGCTAAGCTTACCCCCCACACAGCCCACAGCCAAG AAAAAGGGAGTGAAGCGGAAAGCagacaccaccacccccaccaccatggCCATGCCCATCACCGTGGGCGTTGGCGGGATTGGCATGGGCATGGCCGGCGGGCCCGACTCCCCGTTGACACTCACCTCGCTGGGGGTAGGCCATGGCCTGGGCCTCGGCATGGGGATGGGTATTGGTATGGGCCGCGGCAGAGGCATGGCGGGCGCCAAAGCACCTGCAGGGAGGCGAGGAGTCAGCGGGCGCCCTATCAAGCCGCCGAAAAAGGACCTGCCGGATTCTGTGCAGCTCCAGCCGGTGCGGCGCGGCAAACTGGGCCAGCAGCTCCGGTACTGCAACGGGATTCTCAAAGAGCTGCTGTCCAAGAAACACGCGGCGTACGCCTGGCCTTTCTACAAACCAGTAGACGCCTCCATGCTGGGCCTACACGACTACCACGACATCATCAAGCAGCCCATGGACCTCAGCACCATCAAG AGGAAAATGGACAGTCGAGAGTACCGGGACGCCCAGCAATTTGCCGGCGACGTGAGGATAATGTACTCTAACTGCTACAAGTACAACCCTCCAGACCATGACGTGGTAGCCATGGCACGCAAACTACAG gacGTCTTTGAGTTCTGCTTTGCCAAGATGCCCGACGAGCCTGCGGCCCCTCCCACTTCCATGGGTGGGCGCTCctcatcttcttcctcttcctcctcgtcctCGTCTGAGAGCGACCccagcagcgagagcgagagcgccAGCAGCCCCAGCTCGGACAGCGAGGAGGAGCGAGCACACCGCCTGGCCGAGCTGCAGGAACAG CTGAAAGCAGTTCATGAACAACTGGCAGCACTCTCCCAGGGCCCCATCGTCAAGCCTAAGAGGAAGAaggacaagaagaagaagaagaagcccgAGAAGCATCGGGGAAGCCGGGTACCAGTCGAAGAGGATATACCCATCCGGCCGGCTAAAATGCCTAAGGTCACCAAGATGCCGAAGATGTCGAAGACACCCAAGAGCAGCAAAGGGGGCTCCACACAGGGCAAGAGGAGCACTGGCAAGAAGAGCAACAAGAGCAA gtcctccaagaagTCTCAGGCAGTGACGCTCAGCATGCACCAGATGAGCGCTGCTGCCATGCTCCCCCACTACGACtccgaggaggaggatgaggtgtCGCCCATGAGCTACGACGAGAAGCGCCAGCTCAGCCTGGACATCAACAAGCTGCCCGGGGAGAAGCTGGGCCGCGTGGTTCACATCATCCAGGCACGCGAGCCTTCGCTGCGCGACACCAACCCAGAGGAGATCGAGATCGACTTTGAGACGCTCAAGCCGTCCACGCTGCGCGAGCTGGAACGTTACGTCATGACCTGCCTCCGCAAGAAGCCTCGCAAGCCCTATG GGAAGAAAGGTGGAGCAGGGAAGTCCCGGGAGGAGTTGGCTCTGGAGAAGCAGTTGGAACTGGAGCAGAGGTTGCTGGATGTCAGCGGGCAGCTCAACTCTGGCAAGAAGCCTCAGAAAACCAAAG cagagaAGCCCAGTGCAGTGGAGCCCCACGCCGTAGCGTCTCGCCTCAGCGCCAGCAGCTCCAGCTCAGACTCTTCCTCATCTTCTTCCTCGTCCTCCTCTGACACCAGTGACTCGGACTGA
- the LOC109907521 gene encoding bromodomain-containing protein 2 isoform X5, with protein sequence MRSSLLLLSQWNPLCWQPKYKRCQEKTCSSLGGVDVGLHGVMAMEQGPPGPGKRIRKPSLLFEGFEGPPLLPHGQAPPSGSPRPLVYDTNRQGRATNQLQFLQRAMMKYLWRHHFAWPFHEPVDASKLSLPDYHKIIKQPMDMGTIKRRLESNYYRSASECMQDFNTMFTNCYIYNKPTDDIVLMAQSLEKAFLQKVAQMPQEEIELPPPPPRGKPGKPGRGRRATVPGGVTTAHQVPAVSQSAYSPPTPDTPESLLSTPPQTLLAKSLPLTLHSTPAMLSLPPTQPTAKKKGVKRKADTTTPTTMAMPITVGVGGIGMGMAGGPDSPLTLTSLGVGHGLGLGMGMGIGMGRGRGMAGAKAPAGRRGVSGRPIKPPKKDLPDSVQLQPVRRGKLGQQLRYCNGILKELLSKKHAAYAWPFYKPVDASMLGLHDYHDIIKQPMDLSTIKRKMDSREYRDAQQFAGDVRIMYSNCYKYNPPDHDVVAMARKLQDVFEFCFAKMPDEPAAPPTSMGGRSSSSSSSSSSSSESDPSSESESASSPSSDSEEERAHRLAELQEQLKAVHEQLAALSQGPIVKPKRKKDKKKKKKPEKHRGSRVPVEEDIPIRPAKMPKVTKMPKMSKTPKSSKGGSTQGKRSTGKKSNKSKSSKKSQAVTLSMHQMSAAAMLPHYDSEEEDEVSPMSYDEKRQLSLDINKLPGEKLGRVVHIIQAREPSLRDTNPEEIEIDFETLKPSTLRELERYVMTCLRKKPRKPYGKKGGAGKSREELALEKQLELEQRLLDVSGQLNSGKKPQKTKEKPSAVEPHAVASRLSASSSSSDSSSSSSSSSSDTSDSD encoded by the exons ATGCGCAGCAGCTTGCTTTTGCTGTCGCAGTGGAATCCACTATGCTGGCAACCAAAATATAAACGTTGTCAAGAGAAGACCTGCAG CTCCCTGGGCGGGGTCGACGTAGGCCTGCATGGCGTCATGGCGATGGAGCAGGGCCCGCCGGGCCCCGGAAAGCGCATCCGGAAACCGTCACTGCTGTTCGAGGGATTCGAGGGCCCGCCGTTGCTCCCCCACGGGCAAGCTCCCCCCTCTGGGTCACCACGGCCCCTAGTGTATGACACGAACCGGCAGGGCCGCGCCACCAACCAGCTGCAGTTCCTCCAGAGAGCCATGATGAAGTACCTGTGGAGGCACCACTTCGCATGGCCCTTCCATGAGCCTGTGGACGCCTCCAAGCTCAGCCTGCCT GACTATCACAAGATCATCAAACAGCCCATGGACATGGGGACCATCAAGCGGCGCCTGGAGAGCAACTACTACCGCAGCGCCAGCGAGTGCATGCAGGACTTCAACACCATGTTCACCAACTGCTACATCTacaataag CCAACAGATGATATTGTTCTGATGGCCCAGTCCCTGGAGAAAGCTTTCCTTCAGAAGGTTGCCCAGATGCCCCAGGAGGAGATAGAACTGCCCCCTCCTCCACCACGGGGAAAACCGGGCAAGCCAGGCAGAGGACGCAGGGCCACAG TACCAGGAGGAGTGACGACTGCTCACCAGGTCCCGGCAGTGTCCCAGTCCGCGTACTCTCCCCCCACGCCGGACACCCCAGAGTCGCTGCTCTCCACCCCCCCACAGACGCTCCTGGCCAAGAGCCTACCTCTCACCCTCCACAGTACTCCTGCTATGCTAAGCTTACCCCCCACACAGCCCACAGCCAAG AAAAAGGGAGTGAAGCGGAAAGCagacaccaccacccccaccaccatggCCATGCCCATCACCGTGGGCGTTGGCGGGATTGGCATGGGCATGGCCGGCGGGCCCGACTCCCCGTTGACACTCACCTCGCTGGGGGTAGGCCATGGCCTGGGCCTCGGCATGGGGATGGGTATTGGTATGGGCCGCGGCAGAGGCATGGCGGGCGCCAAAGCACCTGCAGGGAGGCGAGGAGTCAGCGGGCGCCCTATCAAGCCGCCGAAAAAGGACCTGCCGGATTCTGTGCAGCTCCAGCCGGTGCGGCGCGGCAAACTGGGCCAGCAGCTCCGGTACTGCAACGGGATTCTCAAAGAGCTGCTGTCCAAGAAACACGCGGCGTACGCCTGGCCTTTCTACAAACCAGTAGACGCCTCCATGCTGGGCCTACACGACTACCACGACATCATCAAGCAGCCCATGGACCTCAGCACCATCAAG AGGAAAATGGACAGTCGAGAGTACCGGGACGCCCAGCAATTTGCCGGCGACGTGAGGATAATGTACTCTAACTGCTACAAGTACAACCCTCCAGACCATGACGTGGTAGCCATGGCACGCAAACTACAG gacGTCTTTGAGTTCTGCTTTGCCAAGATGCCCGACGAGCCTGCGGCCCCTCCCACTTCCATGGGTGGGCGCTCctcatcttcttcctcttcctcctcgtcctCGTCTGAGAGCGACCccagcagcgagagcgagagcgccAGCAGCCCCAGCTCGGACAGCGAGGAGGAGCGAGCACACCGCCTGGCCGAGCTGCAGGAACAG CTGAAAGCAGTTCATGAACAACTGGCAGCACTCTCCCAGGGCCCCATCGTCAAGCCTAAGAGGAAGAaggacaagaagaagaagaagaagcccgAGAAGCATCGGGGAAGCCGGGTACCAGTCGAAGAGGATATACCCATCCGGCCGGCTAAAATGCCTAAGGTCACCAAGATGCCGAAGATGTCGAAGACACCCAAGAGCAGCAAAGGGGGCTCCACACAGGGCAAGAGGAGCACTGGCAAGAAGAGCAACAAGAGCAA gtcctccaagaagTCTCAGGCAGTGACGCTCAGCATGCACCAGATGAGCGCTGCTGCCATGCTCCCCCACTACGACtccgaggaggaggatgaggtgtCGCCCATGAGCTACGACGAGAAGCGCCAGCTCAGCCTGGACATCAACAAGCTGCCCGGGGAGAAGCTGGGCCGCGTGGTTCACATCATCCAGGCACGCGAGCCTTCGCTGCGCGACACCAACCCAGAGGAGATCGAGATCGACTTTGAGACGCTCAAGCCGTCCACGCTGCGCGAGCTGGAACGTTACGTCATGACCTGCCTCCGCAAGAAGCCTCGCAAGCCCTATG GGAAGAAAGGTGGAGCAGGGAAGTCCCGGGAGGAGTTGGCTCTGGAGAAGCAGTTGGAACTGGAGCAGAGGTTGCTGGATGTCAGCGGGCAGCTCAACTCTGGCAAGAAGCCTCAGAAAACCAAAG agaAGCCCAGTGCAGTGGAGCCCCACGCCGTAGCGTCTCGCCTCAGCGCCAGCAGCTCCAGCTCAGACTCTTCCTCATCTTCTTCCTCGTCCTCCTCTGACACCAGTGACTCGGACTGA